The Candidatus Polarisedimenticolia bacterium nucleotide sequence AACCACACCGTGAACGTCGGGGTCGATCCCTCCACCACGGCGGGCCACCAGGCGGCCGTGCGCTATTACGAGCTTCGGCGCCCGCTCCCTGCGGGAGCGTTCTCGGTGACGGAGGCGGCCACCTTCTCTCCTGACTCGGAGAACCGCTGGATGGGAAGCGCCGCCCAGGACCGCCAGGGAGATATCGCCGTCGGGTACAGCGTCTCGAGCACTTCGATCTTTCCTTCGATCCGATGGGCCGGGCGGCTGGCCACCGATCCTCCCAACGGTCTGTTCCAGGGGGAGGCGGTGCTGGTGGCCGGGACCGGCTCGCAACGTGTCACAACGGGACGATGGGGCGACTACAGCGCCATGGCGGTGGACCCTTCGGACGATTGCACTTTCTGGTACACCAACGAGTACTACACCCTGGCCAGCCAGCAGTCCTCGACGAGCGGCTGGCTCACCCGGATTGGAAGCTTCAAATTTCCGAGCTGCGCCCCCGCGCCCGTGGGGACTCTCGCGGGGACCGTCACCCGCTGCGACACGGGGACGCCGATTGCTGAAGCTTCGGTCCAGGTCCCGGGAGGCTACTTCCGTAGCACCTCCTCCTCCGGAAGCTTCTCGATGACGCTCCCTCAGGGAACCTACGAGATCACCGCCAGCCGCCCCTTGCTCGCGTCGGCTACCTTGTCGGGTCTGCTCGTGGTGGGAGGCCAGGCGACGGACGCCAGCCTCTGCCTCGCGCCCGCCGCCGTGATCGTGCCGCATGCCATACCGACGTTCGAGGCCGAAAGCTGCGCTCCCGCGAACGGCGGAGCCGATCCAGGCGAAACGCTTTCCGCCCTCTTCGCGCTCGACAATCTGGGGACGGGAGCCACTTCGGACCTCGTCGCCATACTGCTATCGACGGGAGGCGTGATCTCCACGGCCCCGGCCCAGTCCTACGGCTCGATTCTTCCCGGCGGTCCGGCCGTGAGAAGGACCTTCTCGTTCCGTGTCGATCCGGCGCTCGGCTGCGGGGAATCGATCGTCGCGACGCTCGAGCTGCGGGACGGAGCCGAAGATCTGGGCACGGTCTCCTTCCCAATCTCTCTCGGAGATATCTTCCGGGAAGGCTTCGACGACGTGACAGCGCCCGCTCTGCCGCCGGGCTGGACCGTCTCCACCTTGGGAACAGGGCTGCTTCCCTGGAGCACGACCAGAACCAGCAGCTTCTTCGTCTCGCCCCCCAACGGCGCCGGCGTCCTGAGCTCCGCCGCCGTCTCGGAAAGCCGCCTCGATTCCCCGGTGATCACCATTCCCTCGGTGACGACACGGCTGAGCTTCAGGAGCAGTTTCAGCCTGCAGGCCAACCGCGACGGCGGGGTGCTGGAGATTAGCCTCGACGGCGGGCCCTTCACCGACATCCTCGCGAGCGGCGGGCATTTCCTCGAAGGGGGATACAACGGGTTCATCACGACAGGCTTCTCGAGCCCTATCGCGGGGCGCGATGCCTGGACGGGTACCCCCGTCACTGGCTCACAGTTCTTTCTCACGAGGGTCGAGCTCCCCGCTTCGGCGTCCGGACACGGCATCAGGCTGCGTTGGCGGGCCGCGTTCGACGCTTCCGGCTCTGCGGCCGGCGCCGGATGGAGGATCGACGACGTGAAGCTTTCGATTCTGACCTGCTGCGGGGCACAGATTGCCGGAGCGCCTCCCCCCTCGGTGCAGGAGGAGAGCTGCGCTCCCTCAAACGGCGCCCCCGATCCCGACGAGACGATCGTCGTCGGATTCCCGTTGCGCAATGTCGGAGACCAGGCGACGACCGACTTGACGGCGACGCTTCTGGCCGGAGGCGGAGTCCTCGCCCCGGGCCCGGCGCAATCCTACGGATCGCTCGTTCCGGGCGGAGAGAGCGTCGAGCGCAGCTTCCGATTCGTGCCTTCGGGTGAGTGCGGCGGGCCGATCGACGCGACGCTCGAGCTTCATGACGGCGCCGTCGATCTCGGCCGGCGGTCGTTCCATCTCGCTCTCGGGTCGGCGGAAACCGTCTTCTCGGAGGGTTTCGACTCCGTCGGGGCGCCCGCGCTCCCCGCGGGGTGGATCGCGACGCGCCCCCTTGGAGCCACGCCGCCGCTGTGGGCCACCGGGTTTGACTCGGTCTCTCTTCCGAACAGCGCCTTCACGCTCGGCTCGACGACCGCTTCCGACAATCGCCTCGATTCTCCGGTCATCCCGGTCGCCGCGGGCGGGGCCTTCGCGGAGCTGAGCTTCCGCAACAAGTACAACTTCGAGCCGGGCTACGACGGCGGGGTCCTGGAGATCAGCATCGGCGGGGCCGCGTTCATGGACATTCTGGAGGCCGGGGGAAGCTTTCTCGAGGGGGGATACAACCGGCTCATCGCCGTGGGGAGTGGAAATCCTCTCGCCGGCCGGCAAGGCTGGAGCGGGACCCGCTCCGAGGCGTCGCCCGGATTCATCACGACCCGGTTGCGGCTACCTGGCTCCGTCTTGGGGCAGACGATCCAGATTCGCTGGAGGGCCGGCTTCGACGCTGCTGCCTCACCCGGTGCCGCGATCTGGAGAATCGACGATGTGCTGTTGACGTTGACGCGCTGCTGCAGCCAGCCCTGCGCTCTCGCCTGTCCCGATGACATGTCGGCCGCGAATGCACCCGGTCTGTGCGGAAGCGAGGTCTCCTATCCGGCGCCCGACGTGAGCGGCTCCTGCGGTGTGGTCGATTCGAGCCCCTCCTCGGGCTCGTTTTTCCCGGTTGGGGATACCCAGGTCGACGTCTCGGGAACCGCGGGGGGTGCCTGCAGCTTCCAGGTCACGGTGCGGGATGTCGAGGCGCCGACCTTGACTGTGGGCGCGCTACCCTCGATCCTCTGGCCGCCGAACCACCAGATGATCGACGCTCATGCGACCTGGAGCGCCTCGGACAACTGCCCCGGGGTGCAGGTCCAGCTCGACTCCGTGACGAGCAGCGAGCCTGACGACGCGCAGGGCAACGGTGACGGAAACACGAGCGGAGACACCCAAGGCGCTTCACCCGGGTCGACCGATGCGGATGTCTCCATCCGGGCCGAGCGGAACGGGGATGGCGCGGGTCGAACGTACAACCTGGCTTATTCGGCAATCGACGCCGCCGGCAACGTGACGACGAGCAGCGCCACCGTTTTCGTTCCGCACGACCAAAGCGGCGTGATCGATCCCTTGTCCTTGACGCTGATGCCTCAAGGGCCTTCGACGCTCCTCTCCTGGAGCACGGTGATCGGCGCCGCATCCTACAGCCTGATCCGAGGGAACGCCGCCAACTTGAGCGAGGGGTCCCAGGTCATCGACCTCGGCCCCGTGACCTGCCTGGTCCACGGTTCCGGAACGAGCATCATGGAGCCCGAAGGCTCCACGATCCCGCTGCCCGGCCAGGTCTTCTTCTACCTGGTCGCCTACCATGACAGCATGGGAAGCTCGTACGGAAGCCCCAGCGCGAGCAAGCCCCGAGTTCCTCTCTCGGGAAGCTGCGAGTAAACCGTCTCAATCTGTTTTTTGAAGTGAGAGCCAGGCGGCTTCACGCGGCCCCCCGAGCAATGGTAGGGTATCGGCTTCCCAGCAAGGCAGAAGAGAGCGGTTCGCGGGCTTTGGGCGTCGAGGGCTGAATCGCGCTTACAGGGGAGGGGAGGATGTATCCGTTACTCGGGAGAAGGTCGGCGTTCCTGGTCCTTCTCATGGTTCTCGCAGC carries:
- a CDS encoding carboxypeptidase regulatory-like domain-containing protein, with the protein product NHTVNVGVDPSTTAGHQAAVRYYELRRPLPAGAFSVTEAATFSPDSENRWMGSAAQDRQGDIAVGYSVSSTSIFPSIRWAGRLATDPPNGLFQGEAVLVAGTGSQRVTTGRWGDYSAMAVDPSDDCTFWYTNEYYTLASQQSSTSGWLTRIGSFKFPSCAPAPVGTLAGTVTRCDTGTPIAEASVQVPGGYFRSTSSSGSFSMTLPQGTYEITASRPLLASATLSGLLVVGGQATDASLCLAPAAVIVPHAIPTFEAESCAPANGGADPGETLSALFALDNLGTGATSDLVAILLSTGGVISTAPAQSYGSILPGGPAVRRTFSFRVDPALGCGESIVATLELRDGAEDLGTVSFPISLGDIFREGFDDVTAPALPPGWTVSTLGTGLLPWSTTRTSSFFVSPPNGAGVLSSAAVSESRLDSPVITIPSVTTRLSFRSSFSLQANRDGGVLEISLDGGPFTDILASGGHFLEGGYNGFITTGFSSPIAGRDAWTGTPVTGSQFFLTRVELPASASGHGIRLRWRAAFDASGSAAGAGWRIDDVKLSILTCCGAQIAGAPPPSVQEESCAPSNGAPDPDETIVVGFPLRNVGDQATTDLTATLLAGGGVLAPGPAQSYGSLVPGGESVERSFRFVPSGECGGPIDATLELHDGAVDLGRRSFHLALGSAETVFSEGFDSVGAPALPAGWIATRPLGATPPLWATGFDSVSLPNSAFTLGSTTASDNRLDSPVIPVAAGGAFAELSFRNKYNFEPGYDGGVLEISIGGAAFMDILEAGGSFLEGGYNRLIAVGSGNPLAGRQGWSGTRSEASPGFITTRLRLPGSVLGQTIQIRWRAGFDAAASPGAAIWRIDDVLLTLTRCCSQPCALACPDDMSAANAPGLCGSEVSYPAPDVSGSCGVVDSSPSSGSFFPVGDTQVDVSGTAGGACSFQVTVRDVEAPTLTVGALPSILWPPNHQMIDAHATWSASDNCPGVQVQLDSVTSSEPDDAQGNGDGNTSGDTQGASPGSTDADVSIRAERNGDGAGRTYNLAYSAIDAAGNVTTSSATVFVPHDQSGVIDPLSLTLMPQGPSTLLSWSTVIGAASYSLIRGNAANLSEGSQVIDLGPVTCLVHGSGTSIMEPEGSTIPLPGQVFFYLVAYHDSMGSSYGSPSASKPRVPLSGSCE